The Persephonella sp. IF05-L8 genome contains a region encoding:
- a CDS encoding sigma 54-interacting transcriptional regulator encodes MRVVLLPEKVYILSKNANTIERISKHFQNITRLKNPKDIEKVKNGVIFVDIRDFGIVPVPVQKGIFPIALIDKNLSRTNLAAFIMRVMSKNYFEYIEYPFSETEIRNLKEKLTIKEKNEEKIISFKSSSASNGLICQYLCSIIGSSPQLKEICKLAGEVAPTDIPVLITGETGTGKELLAKGIWKLSKRADKPFIAINCAAIPENLIESELFGYEKGAFTGADKAKPGKFEIADGGTIFLDEVGELPLSAQSKLLRFLQEGTFYRLGGTKEIKVDVRIMAATNRNLEKMVKEGKFREDLYYRLNFVHIKLPPLRERKEDIPYIVECIVNKYNKKLNKSITGASVEYIRKLQNQRWEGNIRELENVVVRSMILCRNNILSLPDIDFLDTKSDETIEELPEVEEFIKKQVVSAIENNRLKELEEVIEKSILKAVLEYTGNNQVKTANLLGINRATLRKKIKKYSL; translated from the coding sequence ATGAGGGTAGTACTTTTGCCAGAAAAAGTTTATATCCTTTCAAAAAATGCAAATACGATAGAAAGAATAAGTAAACACTTTCAAAATATAACCAGACTAAAAAACCCAAAAGATATAGAAAAAGTAAAAAACGGAGTAATTTTTGTAGATATAAGAGATTTTGGTATTGTTCCTGTCCCTGTTCAAAAAGGAATATTTCCGATAGCTCTTATTGATAAAAATCTATCCCGCACTAACCTGGCAGCTTTTATTATGAGAGTTATGAGTAAAAATTATTTTGAATACATAGAATATCCCTTCTCAGAAACAGAGATAAGAAATTTAAAAGAGAAACTGACAATAAAAGAAAAGAATGAAGAGAAAATTATTAGCTTTAAAAGCTCTTCTGCATCAAATGGATTGATATGCCAGTATCTGTGCTCAATAATAGGCTCATCCCCACAACTAAAAGAAATATGTAAGTTGGCAGGTGAGGTTGCCCCTACAGATATTCCTGTTCTTATCACAGGAGAGACAGGAACAGGGAAAGAGCTTCTTGCAAAGGGAATATGGAAGCTGAGCAAAAGGGCTGATAAACCTTTTATAGCAATAAACTGTGCAGCAATCCCTGAAAACCTTATTGAATCCGAACTTTTCGGCTATGAAAAGGGGGCTTTCACAGGAGCTGATAAAGCAAAGCCCGGAAAATTTGAGATTGCCGATGGGGGAACAATATTCTTAGATGAGGTGGGAGAACTTCCCCTCTCTGCACAATCAAAACTCCTCAGATTTCTTCAGGAAGGAACATTTTACAGGTTAGGTGGAACAAAAGAGATAAAGGTTGATGTCAGGATTATGGCAGCAACAAACAGAAACCTTGAGAAAATGGTAAAAGAAGGTAAATTCAGGGAAGACCTTTATTACCGTTTAAATTTCGTTCATATAAAACTGCCTCCTCTGAGGGAAAGGAAGGAAGATATCCCGTATATAGTTGAATGTATAGTGAATAAATACAATAAAAAACTCAATAAGAGTATTACAGGTGCATCGGTTGAGTATATAAGGAAATTACAAAATCAAAGATGGGAAGGAAATATAAGGGAACTGGAAAATGTGGTTGTTCGTTCTATGATACTTTGTAGAAACAATATTTTAAGTTTACCTGATATTGATTTTCTTGATACTAAATCAGATGAAACTATAGAAGAATTACCTGAAGTTGAAGAGTTTATAAAAAAACAGGTTGTTTCTGCTATAGAAAACAATAGATTGAAGGAGTTAGAAGAAGTTATAGAAAAATCTATATTAAAAGCTGTCCTTGAATATACAGGAAATAATCAGGTAAAAACGGCAAATCTTTTGGGTATAAACAGAGCAACACTCAGAAAGAAAATAAAAAAATATTCTCTATAG